Proteins encoded together in one Sinorhizobium sp. B11 window:
- the virB10 gene encoding type IV secretion system protein VirB10 yields MAEEEITQIPGERAETSTGRRRDNNPVLKRGVVAVAIVAFVAFALWTMRANNTPADGVPERVVIRQTTDFEPAKEPVQPVTTPTEVQLPTPVLTEMVPTDGDELLDAARRAPVMAYGAEKTPTGRRQEDGATTDLDSKYVSLGTEPTSLAGQTENEEQRFNRMMAPTQLQGARAGTLGNRDFIVAMGTSISCVLETALSSVQPGFTSCLINRDVLSDNGRVVLMEKGTQVVGEYRGGLRRGQKRLFVLWTRAKTPKGVIITLASPATDPLGRGGVDGYVDTHWWERFGSAILLSIVADASSYANGRLQDSNVEAQNTTDAGQQAAAIAVEQSINIPPTLEKVQGELVSIFVARDLDFSTVYRLRVTEPRNRIYDRAVLGDFRLGSNLVTK; encoded by the coding sequence ATGGCCGAGGAAGAAATCACCCAGATTCCCGGCGAGCGCGCCGAGACGTCGACCGGCCGCCGGCGCGACAACAATCCGGTTTTGAAACGTGGCGTGGTCGCCGTGGCGATCGTTGCCTTTGTCGCCTTCGCTCTGTGGACTATGCGCGCAAACAATACCCCGGCGGATGGCGTGCCGGAGCGGGTCGTCATCCGCCAGACGACGGATTTCGAACCGGCTAAGGAGCCGGTGCAACCGGTGACGACGCCAACCGAGGTCCAACTCCCAACACCAGTCCTCACCGAAATGGTGCCAACTGATGGTGACGAGCTGCTCGACGCCGCACGTCGCGCGCCGGTCATGGCCTATGGTGCCGAGAAAACGCCAACCGGCAGGCGGCAGGAGGACGGTGCCACTACCGACCTAGACTCCAAGTACGTTTCGCTCGGGACCGAGCCAACCAGTCTTGCCGGGCAGACGGAGAACGAGGAGCAAAGGTTCAACCGGATGATGGCACCGACACAGTTGCAGGGGGCACGCGCTGGCACGCTCGGAAACCGTGACTTCATCGTCGCGATGGGGACGTCAATCTCATGCGTGCTGGAAACGGCGTTGTCCTCTGTCCAGCCCGGCTTCACTAGTTGTCTCATTAACCGCGATGTCCTGTCGGACAACGGTCGTGTCGTGCTGATGGAAAAGGGTACGCAGGTTGTCGGGGAATATCGCGGCGGTCTTCGCCGCGGGCAAAAGCGGCTCTTCGTGCTCTGGACCCGGGCAAAGACGCCGAAGGGCGTGATCATAACACTCGCCTCTCCGGCAACCGACCCGCTTGGACGAGGCGGCGTAGACGGCTACGTCGACACGCACTGGTGGGAGCGGTTCGGGAGCGCCATCCTGTTATCCATCGTCGCCGATGCCAGTTCATACGCGAACGGTCGATTGCAGGACAGCAATGTCGAGGCACAGAATACAACGGACGCGGGGCAGCAGGCCGCCGCGATCGCAGTGGAGCAGTCCATCAATATTCCGCCGACGCTCGAGAAGGTACAGGGCGAACTCGTTTCTATCTTTGTGGCGCGCGATCTCGACTTCTCAACCGTCTACCGGCTCCGCGTCACCGAACCTCGCAACCGTATCTACGACCGTGCCGTGCTGGGCGATTTCCGCTTGGGCTCAAACTTGGTCACGAAGTAG
- a CDS encoding DUF2493 domain-containing protein: protein MDLTFPIGDAFEPDQASSPTYRFIYEMQIYGYRPFQDEPDPRPLPEESIVQSALTTIFDAVFEMLAETRLEPDLEDLLWSTVNLFHRAGERIQRELQRNEDAQHAGQREQDGSEVKSVELERQVAEGITLLERRNAFEFMRDFAADLFEAETGSAWRPRTGSKVNHANMTAAIIDSRDFVSARQHAENTVLIPAGTKIAFGGGMDYNDHEAIWGTLDRARAKFHDMVLLHGGSPKGAERIAACWAEARKVTQITFKPNWTKHAKAAPFRRNDDMLSVMPSGVIVFPGSGITGNLADKARRLGIPVWRFGGDGA, encoded by the coding sequence ATGGACCTAACATTTCCCATCGGCGACGCCTTCGAACCCGACCAGGCATCCTCCCCGACCTACCGCTTTATCTACGAGATGCAGATCTACGGCTATCGCCCATTCCAGGACGAGCCGGATCCGCGGCCGCTGCCCGAGGAGTCGATCGTCCAGTCAGCGTTGACCACGATATTCGACGCCGTGTTCGAAATGCTCGCCGAAACACGGCTGGAGCCTGATCTCGAAGATCTTCTCTGGTCCACGGTCAACCTTTTCCACCGCGCCGGCGAGCGTATCCAGCGCGAACTTCAACGCAATGAGGATGCGCAGCACGCCGGTCAGCGCGAACAGGACGGTTCGGAAGTGAAAAGCGTGGAGCTTGAGCGTCAGGTCGCCGAAGGCATCACGCTTCTCGAACGGCGCAACGCGTTCGAATTCATGCGCGACTTTGCAGCCGACCTCTTCGAGGCTGAAACCGGCTCGGCGTGGCGGCCGCGCACCGGCTCCAAGGTCAACCACGCCAACATGACCGCGGCGATAATCGACTCCAGAGATTTTGTCTCTGCCCGTCAGCACGCCGAAAACACAGTATTGATCCCAGCCGGCACGAAGATCGCCTTCGGCGGCGGCATGGACTACAACGATCACGAGGCGATATGGGGCACTCTCGATCGCGCCCGCGCAAAATTCCACGACATGGTGCTGCTGCATGGCGGATCGCCGAAAGGTGCTGAGCGCATCGCGGCGTGCTGGGCGGAGGCGCGCAAGGTGACGCAGATCACCTTTAAGCCAAACTGGACGAAACATGCGAAGGCAGCCCCGTTCCGCCGCAACGACGATATGCTGTCAGTTATGCCGAGTGGCGTCATCGTCTTTCCCGGCTCCGGCATCACTGGCAATCTCGCGGACAAAGCCCGCCGGCTGGGTATTCCAGTCTGGCGCTTCGGAGGCGATGGCGCGTGA
- the virB11 gene encoding P-type DNA transfer ATPase VirB11 — protein sequence MTEAADSGVVRELLLPLSRFLQDDSLYEVIVNEPGKVVTEGADGWQAHEIPVLSYERLMRLARVIASFSNQSIDETHPILSAALPDDERIQIVIPPATTRGTVSLTIRKPSSVTLNLDDLDFRGLFADVARAGKTDQSVEELSELYRNGAYKQFLREAVLARKNIIISGATGSGKTTLCKALIRYIPESERVISIEDTPELVIPHPNHVRLFYSKGGQGTSKIGAKDLLESCLRMRPDRILLQELRDGTAFYYIRNVNSGHPGSITTVHAGSARLALEQLTLLIKESERGGDLDRHDIREMLMLAIDVIVQCKRIDGQFRVTEIYYRDACDLEK from the coding sequence ATGACTGAAGCCGCGGACTCAGGTGTTGTGCGAGAGCTACTCCTGCCGCTGTCCCGGTTTCTTCAGGACGATTCACTCTATGAAGTCATCGTCAATGAGCCGGGCAAGGTCGTCACCGAGGGGGCGGACGGATGGCAGGCCCACGAAATACCCGTGCTCTCCTACGAGAGACTGATGCGGCTCGCGCGAGTGATCGCAAGCTTCTCGAATCAGTCGATCGATGAAACCCACCCGATCCTGTCAGCGGCCTTGCCCGACGACGAGCGTATCCAGATCGTAATTCCACCAGCGACCACGAGGGGGACTGTCAGCCTCACCATTCGTAAGCCCTCTTCCGTCACGCTCAATCTCGATGACCTCGATTTTCGAGGGCTGTTTGCGGATGTCGCGCGAGCCGGGAAAACGGACCAGTCGGTTGAAGAGCTATCGGAACTCTATCGGAACGGAGCCTATAAGCAATTCCTTAGAGAGGCCGTGCTGGCGCGAAAAAACATCATCATTTCAGGTGCTACCGGTTCGGGCAAGACGACGTTATGCAAAGCGCTGATCCGTTACATCCCTGAGAGCGAGCGCGTCATTTCCATTGAGGACACACCAGAACTGGTGATCCCGCACCCAAACCACGTGCGGCTTTTCTATTCCAAAGGTGGCCAGGGAACGTCCAAAATCGGTGCCAAGGATCTACTCGAATCCTGCCTGCGCATGCGGCCCGACCGGATCCTGCTGCAGGAACTGCGCGATGGGACGGCCTTCTATTACATTAGAAATGTAAATTCTGGGCATCCTGGATCGATCACGACGGTCCATGCTGGCTCCGCCCGCCTCGCCTTAGAGCAGTTAACATTGCTCATCAAGGAATCGGAGAGGGGCGGAGACCTCGACCGGCACGACATCCGCGAGATGCTGATGCTTGCCATTGACGTGATCGTCCAGTGCAAGCGAATTGACGGACAGTTTCGCGTGACGGAAATCTATTACCGGGATGCGTGCGATTTGGAAAAATAA
- a CDS encoding DUF1173 domain-containing protein yields MRRFTIGGRVLDEATPGLQASLAQAYEQRLRPMCMCNERRAPMYIARVEDHYFIKRMPLSGRDHDPVCPSYDPPYELSGLGPLIGGAIQIAANGKADLKLDFSLTKRGRRAAAGQLSEAPEHGIRNEPRKLSLRAMLHYLWEAGELTEWRSAWSGKRGWGRVRANLLSAAAQMTARGSSLGDMLFVPEVFHPEDKDAIAVRRATALKGVQAIDSGPRKLMMIVAEVKEFSAAREGQRIVVRHMPFPLMIEESAWRRLAVRHETELELWRSNEVFHLIVIATFGISAAGIAAGEEIALMVVNEHWLPFENIHELRLLEKVSHLKRKSVKGLRFNLPQDAPIVSVTLPEQKPAPVAMFIVPASASEDYEQALADMINAKPEITPWVWRVADGEIPRLP; encoded by the coding sequence ATGCGCAGATTTACGATCGGTGGCCGGGTGCTTGATGAAGCGACGCCTGGATTGCAGGCATCCCTCGCACAGGCCTACGAGCAACGGCTGCGGCCGATGTGCATGTGCAATGAGCGGCGAGCGCCAATGTACATCGCGCGTGTTGAAGACCACTATTTCATCAAGCGGATGCCGTTATCGGGGCGCGATCATGATCCTGTCTGCCCCTCTTACGATCCCCCCTACGAGCTTTCTGGCCTTGGGCCACTGATCGGCGGCGCGATCCAGATCGCCGCGAACGGCAAAGCCGATCTAAAGCTGGACTTCTCGCTTACGAAGCGTGGGCGCCGCGCCGCAGCCGGCCAGCTGTCAGAAGCGCCTGAGCATGGCATCCGCAACGAACCACGGAAATTGTCGCTGCGGGCAATGCTGCACTATCTATGGGAGGCAGGCGAATTGACCGAATGGCGTTCAGCCTGGTCAGGCAAGCGCGGCTGGGGTCGCGTGCGGGCAAATCTTCTCAGTGCTGCCGCGCAGATGACCGCAAGAGGCAGCAGCCTGGGAGACATGCTCTTCGTACCGGAAGTGTTTCACCCCGAGGACAAGGACGCGATCGCCGTCCGGCGCGCTACGGCGCTCAAGGGCGTACAGGCTATCGACTCCGGTCCACGTAAGCTGATGATGATCGTGGCCGAAGTGAAAGAGTTCTCTGCCGCTCGCGAGGGCCAAAGGATCGTCGTGCGGCATATGCCCTTTCCGCTGATGATCGAGGAGAGCGCATGGCGACGGCTCGCCGTGCGCCATGAAACAGAGCTCGAACTGTGGCGCTCCAATGAGGTGTTCCATCTGATTGTCATCGCCACGTTTGGCATTTCAGCCGCCGGTATTGCAGCAGGCGAAGAGATCGCGCTGATGGTGGTCAACGAGCACTGGCTGCCATTTGAGAATATTCATGAGCTGCGGCTTCTGGAAAAGGTGAGCCACCTCAAGCGAAAGAGTGTCAAAGGCTTGCGTTTCAACCTGCCGCAAGATGCGCCGATCGTGTCGGTGACATTGCCGGAGCAGAAGCCGGCCCCCGTGGCGATGTTCATCGTGCCGGCGAGCGCCAGTGAGGATTATGAACAGGCGCTTGCGGACATGATCAACGCGAAGCCCGAGATTACGCCCTGGGTCTGGCGGGTCGCCGACGGCGAAATCCCCCGCCTGCCCTAG